A single genomic interval of Nitratidesulfovibrio sp. SRB-5 harbors:
- a CDS encoding glycosyltransferase — MTGEHENRMPRLFWIGSPFFAQALREEGWQVHAMDFQQVAVFGWQDIVRAAGWEPDVVVVADKSRPPFVLGMESFPCLTVFYCVDSHIHSWYPLYAQAFDVCLMSLRDHIPLVAGRRLPDERIWWTPAFAKDADLPRPPAPEWDLLFVGTVDAARTPARHAFLQRLGQRLPGLHVTRGDYRALYPRGRLLLNYCEHGDLNFRVFEALGCGGCLVTPRIGHGLTDLFEDGRDLLLYEPDDIDSLAEVVRTALSDPERCTRIAASGLGRVDAAHRARHRARDFTKRLRELPQGIVAERRARADDIRRTHLRLIYLLLAEQMPSPLLREAYLGAAR; from the coding sequence ATGACTGGCGAACACGAAAACCGCATGCCCCGGCTGTTCTGGATCGGCAGCCCGTTCTTTGCGCAGGCCCTGCGCGAAGAAGGCTGGCAGGTGCACGCCATGGACTTCCAGCAGGTGGCGGTGTTCGGCTGGCAGGACATCGTGCGCGCGGCGGGCTGGGAGCCCGACGTGGTGGTGGTGGCGGACAAGAGCCGCCCGCCCTTCGTGCTGGGCATGGAATCGTTCCCCTGCCTGACGGTGTTCTACTGCGTGGATTCGCACATCCACAGCTGGTACCCGCTGTATGCCCAGGCCTTCGACGTGTGCCTGATGAGCCTGCGCGACCACATTCCGCTGGTGGCCGGGCGGCGCCTGCCCGACGAGCGCATCTGGTGGACGCCCGCCTTCGCCAAGGACGCGGACCTGCCGCGCCCCCCCGCGCCGGAATGGGACCTGCTGTTCGTGGGCACCGTGGACGCGGCCCGCACCCCTGCCCGCCACGCCTTCCTGCAACGGCTGGGGCAGCGCCTGCCGGGCCTGCACGTGACCCGGGGCGACTACCGGGCGCTGTACCCGCGCGGGCGGCTGCTGCTGAACTACTGCGAGCACGGCGACCTGAACTTCCGGGTGTTCGAGGCCCTGGGCTGCGGCGGGTGTCTGGTCACCCCGCGCATCGGCCACGGCCTTACCGATCTGTTCGAGGACGGGCGCGACCTGCTGCTGTACGAACCTGACGACATCGACAGTCTGGCGGAAGTGGTCCGCACGGCGCTGTCCGATCCCGAGCGGTGCACGCGCATTGCCGCCTCCGGCCTGGGCAGGGTGGACGCCGCCCATCGGGCGCGCCACCGGGCGCGCGACTTCACCAAACGGCTGCGCGAACTGCCGCAGGGCATCGTGGCCGAGCGGCGCGCCCGGGCCGATGATATCCGCCGCACCCACTTGCGCCTGATCTACCTGCTGCTGGCCGAGCAGATGCCCTCGCCCCTGCTGCGCGAAGCGTACCTGGGCGCCGCCCGCTGA